A genome region from Aliivibrio salmonicida LFI1238 includes the following:
- the icmH gene encoding type IVB secretion system protein IcmH/DotU — protein sequence MSELFNDEATIELRHTKEKIPAKKKNAELKDIDLLGAEWLIDNLSVYNSSLLNSATELFAILVTLSRQGEPRDINRFRQRLLDEISVFRQRGAHLEYHPSIIEKSCFVLCAAFDEAILYTQWGESARWENHSLLSKVFSQRNGGEAFFTLLDKASQQPAKLVDFLELQYVLLMLGFKGRFRHDNENVLHEIQSNVYSIIRHYRSESVLPVPKIPELIEGKQPWLMLSMSKTLVIAFFITIIVYGASEYWYFNRSQPILAQFNAINTSSVGKKNNKELINISSGSDIGKIVDNRKQELKETLQWEVVLAAFTRSLDAVRLVSELQQAGYEPFTRETDHGVELYIRAGDNLSVIRKLKNELNIRFDLNATIKRAQI from the coding sequence AGAACTTCGTCATACTAAAGAAAAAATACCGGCAAAGAAAAAAAATGCAGAACTTAAGGATATAGATCTCTTAGGTGCAGAGTGGTTGATTGATAACCTCTCTGTTTATAATAGCTCGTTATTGAATTCTGCAACTGAGCTATTTGCAATTTTGGTCACTTTATCTCGTCAAGGCGAACCGCGAGATATAAATCGATTTAGGCAACGTTTGTTGGATGAAATATCTGTATTTCGCCAACGTGGAGCACATCTTGAATATCACCCAAGTATTATAGAAAAAAGTTGTTTTGTATTATGTGCCGCTTTTGATGAAGCCATTCTTTATACGCAATGGGGGGAAAGTGCTCGTTGGGAAAACCATTCATTATTAAGTAAGGTTTTTTCTCAACGTAACGGGGGCGAAGCTTTTTTTACATTATTGGATAAAGCGAGCCAACAGCCAGCAAAATTAGTAGATTTTTTAGAATTGCAATACGTTTTACTTATGTTGGGATTTAAAGGACGTTTCCGTCACGATAATGAAAATGTTTTACATGAAATTCAATCAAATGTGTATTCCATTATTCGTCATTATCGCAGTGAATCTGTATTACCTGTACCAAAAATACCAGAACTAATTGAAGGTAAACAACCATGGTTAATGCTAAGTATGTCGAAAACATTAGTGATTGCTTTCTTTATCACAATCATAGTTTATGGTGCGTCAGAGTATTGGTATTTTAATCGTAGCCAGCCAATTCTTGCACAATTTAATGCTATCAATACGTCTAGTGTAGGTAAGAAAAATAACAAAGAATTAATTAATATTAGTTCGGGTTCAGATATTGGGAAAATAGTTGATAATAGAAAACAAGAACTTAAAGAAACTCTGCAATGGGAAGTTGTGCTTGCTGCATTTACTCGTTCATTAGATGCTGTGCGGTTGGTGTCAGAATTACAGCAAGCGGGGTATGAACCATTCACACGAGAAACAGACCATGGTGTCGAGCTTTATATTAGAGCTGGAGATAATTTATCGGTTATACGAAAGCTCAAAAATGAATTAAATATTCGCTTTGACTTGAATGCTACGATTAAGAGAGCGCAGATATAA
- a CDS encoding type VI secretion protein IcmF/TssM N-terminal domain-containing protein, whose protein sequence is MMKKISAVLFVILIIIGTILCWTYLFNDEWKWAKYTMTALSSVVILLLTRLWYKKYIKKQSVNEKHDQQILLNQDTCIIEQLFKVATKKIRGTGRNKLDSLYSLPWYLVLGNGENDKSDLLRQNGLEPIFDKHLEGGDPEQYLKFWNNDQIVVIEVGHRLFSDEGIDEQLWQVLANQLLRYRPRQGLNGAISIIGCNRLLESDRQDCQKLSNVYQEAILSMGRMLALTLPVYSVFSKADSIADFVEFFEGFSGRDVENPLGVTFPYTKSRRFDKYQFEDQSKVLIKAVAQQQFELLRNINSEKTSSIIALPYQLRIFLERVNELLTDIGHENRVREAVWLRGVYLLSSGKKGREHDLLTQVIAERTEFNSHSYREQKPSRRSYFSTRLFSHVILPEKGITGVNELRHSGYLVVRSVMVLLVLGVGAFTGSLLKNNWNQDEQFRADAMTQVKLYSNDVKRLNNNYSISDIIALLNELRDVSKKGIEPKSWYQKISIKQTETADRIYKAYEDQLNLILLPKIEKLISSELYAFVSLSNPNKIFEVLRYYQMLFDVQRLNISEMKGYIINNMKVQGDLSSDDINILSLLITDLFNGNYQHRLEKNNSLIAVATNNLEGLSPERLIYARIKELPKYRNKVDIRRQLGAKFDTIFEFSNDFHGYLIPEIYTKQGYSTIDLTAKSELLRRQLGAFKEIQGNMSGASLMELTELSKQIQRLYFADYIYYWKDLVNNIQVKNFNSQAEFANALKNAREPATSPVLDVLGALVVNTTLAVEEQPNTKGNKKVANQLGLKKIAKGLSQADKINRAVGVMPII, encoded by the coding sequence ATGATGAAAAAGATCAGTGCGGTTTTGTTTGTGATATTAATCATCATAGGAACAATATTATGTTGGACTTACTTATTTAACGATGAATGGAAATGGGCAAAATATACCATGACAGCTCTTAGTTCCGTGGTTATTCTGTTATTAACACGGTTATGGTATAAAAAATACATAAAAAAGCAATCAGTTAATGAAAAACATGATCAACAGATTTTACTAAACCAAGATACATGTATTATCGAACAATTGTTTAAAGTTGCGACAAAAAAAATACGAGGTACAGGTAGAAATAAATTAGATAGCTTGTATAGTTTGCCTTGGTACTTAGTGTTAGGTAATGGGGAAAATGATAAAAGTGATCTACTGAGACAAAATGGATTAGAACCTATCTTTGATAAGCATCTTGAAGGTGGAGATCCTGAACAATACCTTAAGTTTTGGAATAATGATCAAATAGTTGTGATTGAAGTTGGTCACCGTTTATTTTCTGACGAAGGAATTGACGAGCAATTATGGCAAGTGTTAGCAAACCAGCTATTAAGATATCGTCCTCGCCAAGGCTTAAATGGTGCTATTTCTATTATTGGTTGTAATCGTTTGCTTGAAAGTGATCGACAAGATTGTCAAAAATTAAGTAATGTTTATCAAGAAGCAATTTTGTCAATGGGAAGAATGTTAGCACTAACACTTCCTGTATATAGTGTCTTCTCAAAAGCAGATAGCATTGCTGATTTTGTTGAATTTTTTGAAGGTTTTTCTGGTCGTGATGTAGAGAATCCATTGGGTGTGACATTTCCATACACAAAATCTCGCCGTTTTGATAAATACCAATTTGAAGATCAAAGCAAAGTTCTGATTAAAGCGGTTGCTCAACAGCAATTTGAGTTATTACGTAACATTAATAGTGAAAAAACGAGTTCAATAATCGCTTTACCTTATCAACTTCGTATTTTTCTTGAGCGAGTAAATGAATTATTAACTGATATTGGTCATGAAAATCGAGTTCGTGAAGCAGTATGGCTCCGTGGCGTTTATTTATTGTCGTCAGGTAAAAAGGGTAGAGAGCATGACTTATTAACACAAGTTATTGCTGAACGAACAGAATTCAATTCTCACAGTTACCGTGAGCAAAAACCAAGTCGCCGTAGTTATTTCTCAACTCGTTTATTTAGTCATGTCATTTTACCAGAAAAAGGTATTACAGGTGTAAATGAGTTACGTCATTCCGGTTATCTTGTTGTGCGAAGTGTCATGGTTTTATTGGTTCTAGGGGTGGGGGCCTTTACTGGGTCCCTATTAAAAAATAATTGGAATCAAGATGAGCAATTTCGTGCAGATGCTATGACACAAGTAAAATTATACAGTAATGATGTTAAGCGTCTTAATAATAATTATTCAATATCTGATATAATAGCATTACTTAATGAATTGAGAGATGTTTCAAAAAAAGGAATAGAGCCTAAATCTTGGTATCAGAAAATTAGTATTAAACAAACTGAAACAGCTGATCGTATTTATAAAGCTTATGAAGATCAACTTAATTTAATTTTATTGCCAAAGATTGAAAAATTAATTAGTTCAGAATTATATGCATTTGTGAGTTTAAGTAATCCAAATAAAATATTTGAAGTATTACGTTATTATCAAATGTTATTTGATGTTCAGCGTTTAAATATTAGTGAAATGAAAGGTTACATTATCAATAATATGAAAGTACAAGGAGACCTATCTTCAGATGATATTAATATTTTATCGCTATTAATAACGGATTTATTTAACGGTAATTATCAACATCGTTTAGAAAAAAATAATTCTCTTATTGCTGTCGCAACTAATAATTTGGAAGGTTTATCCCCTGAACGTCTTATTTATGCTCGTATAAAAGAGCTGCCTAAATATCGTAATAAAGTTGATATACGTCGTCAGCTTGGAGCTAAGTTTGACACTATCTTTGAGTTTTCAAATGATTTTCATGGTTATTTAATTCCTGAGATATATACAAAGCAAGGATATAGTACGATTGATTTGACCGCAAAATCAGAACTTTTGCGCCGTCAATTAGGGGCATTTAAAGAGATCCAAGGCAATATGTCGGGTGCATCTTTAATGGAATTGACAGAGTTAAGTAAGCAAATACAACGCTTATATTTTGCTGATTATATCTACTACTGGAAAGATTTAGTTAATAACATCCAAGTTAAAAACTTTAACTCTCAGGCTGAATTTGCTAATGCATTAAAAAATGCGCGAGAACCAGCAACAAGTCCAGTTCTTGATGTGCTTGGAGCTCTTGTTGTAAACACTACACTAGCAGTAGAGGAACAACCTAACACTAAAGGAAATAAGAAAGTAGCCAATCAACTAGGTTTGAAAAAAATAGCTAAAGGCTTAAGTCAAGCCGATAAAATAAACCGTGCTGTAGGGGTAATGCCGATCATTTAA